Proteins encoded together in one Mycobacterium noviomagense window:
- a CDS encoding DUF3140 domain-containing protein, with product MTRHVEVDDALWDEFHRVVNMSSRELLEWLRTRSADEQTEELPDQAGTQMGQRVLQILKKRRVDLTEDDEGIMRKVVDKVHAERRDDLEPTAGQENWRHRLMTIGHDPLKESRR from the coding sequence ATGACCCGGCATGTCGAGGTCGACGACGCGTTGTGGGACGAGTTCCACCGCGTCGTCAACATGTCTTCTCGCGAGTTGCTTGAGTGGCTGCGCACACGCTCGGCGGACGAGCAGACCGAAGAGCTGCCCGACCAGGCCGGTACCCAGATGGGCCAGCGGGTGCTGCAGATCCTGAAAAAGCGACGGGTCGACCTCACCGAGGACGACGAAGGGATCATGCGGAAGGTGGTCGACAAGGTCCACGCCGAACGCCGCGATGACTTGGAGCCGACTGCCGGCCAGGAAAACTGGCGACACCGGCTGATGACCATCGGTCACGATCCCTTGAAGGAATCCCGGCGTTGA
- a CDS encoding cutinase family protein — protein sequence MNACPLIRFLGPALAVTAGGLGAYALSALAAPSASAQPCPDTEVVFARGTGEPPGVGPTGQAFVDALRSRAGGRSMDVYPVNYPASDDWATSGLDGIRDAGAHVVSTAGSCPQTKMVLSGYSQGAAVMGFVTSAAVPEGVDPATVPKPLSPDVANHVAAVVLFGMPNVRAMNFLGQPPVVIGPAYQAKTIKVCAPEDPVCSDGLNFAAHDMYADDASIVDKGADFAASRLGGGSPAPVPPPTGGFGD from the coding sequence ATGAATGCATGTCCCCTCATCCGTTTCCTTGGTCCCGCGCTAGCAGTCACAGCCGGCGGCCTTGGCGCCTACGCCCTTTCAGCCTTGGCCGCTCCATCCGCATCCGCCCAGCCCTGCCCCGACACGGAGGTGGTGTTCGCCCGCGGCACAGGCGAACCCCCCGGTGTTGGACCCACCGGGCAGGCATTCGTCGACGCCCTACGCTCCCGCGCCGGCGGAAGGTCGATGGATGTCTATCCGGTCAACTACCCCGCCAGCGACGACTGGGCCACGTCCGGACTCGACGGTATTCGCGACGCGGGCGCTCATGTCGTTTCCACCGCGGGAAGCTGCCCGCAGACGAAGATGGTGTTGAGCGGTTATTCCCAAGGCGCGGCGGTGATGGGCTTCGTCACCTCCGCTGCAGTGCCGGAAGGCGTCGATCCGGCGACCGTACCGAAACCGCTGTCACCCGACGTCGCTAATCACGTCGCCGCCGTCGTGCTCTTCGGAATGCCGAATGTGCGGGCCATGAACTTCCTGGGGCAGCCGCCGGTCGTGATCGGCCCGGCATACCAGGCCAAGACCATCAAGGTGTGCGCTCCCGAGGACCCGGTTTGCTCCGACGGGCTGAACTTCGCCGCCCACGATATGTACGCCGACGATGCGAGCATCGTCGACAAGGGTGCCGACTTCGCCGCGAGCCGCCTTGGCGGAGGTTCACCGGCACCCGTCCCGCCGCCGACAGGGGGCTTTGGCGACTGA
- the mbp1 gene encoding microaggregate-binding protein 1 — MAEDKDKSGPAEGVRGVVEDVKGKAKEAVGNITGQDELAREGHAQQEKAEAQRDAAKKEAQAEAARGGAESAEKKQQTHQQ, encoded by the coding sequence ATGGCGGAAGACAAGGACAAGAGCGGACCCGCAGAGGGCGTGCGCGGCGTCGTCGAAGACGTCAAGGGCAAGGCTAAGGAAGCGGTCGGCAACATCACCGGCCAAGACGAGCTGGCTCGTGAGGGCCATGCCCAGCAGGAGAAGGCCGAAGCTCAGCGCGACGCAGCCAAGAAGGAAGCGCAAGCCGAAGCGGCCCGCGGTGGCGCGGAGTCTGCAGAGAAGAAGCAGCAAACGCACCAGCAATAG
- a CDS encoding HAD family hydrolase: MAESAADAPAILLDLDGTLVDSNFHHAVTWHRAFLDVGQDVPCWRIHGLVGRAGSELVRILLGDELADACGDEAKDAHSRYFGELEPVLRPLPGTRDLLEAIAERGWRTVLASSASEETLALLRRVLDVDDLVSEITSSVDVDRGKPDPDIVSTALDRVGLEPGRAVFVGDAVWDVEAGRRAGVPTVGVLCGGVAREALERAGAAGIYADPADLHAHLADVGRLLRA; encoded by the coding sequence GTGGCCGAATCTGCCGCCGACGCACCGGCTATTTTGTTGGACCTCGATGGCACGTTGGTCGATTCGAACTTCCACCATGCGGTGACCTGGCATCGAGCGTTTCTGGACGTCGGCCAGGACGTCCCGTGTTGGCGCATTCACGGGCTTGTCGGCCGCGCCGGCTCCGAACTCGTCCGCATCCTGCTCGGTGATGAGCTGGCCGATGCGTGCGGCGACGAAGCAAAAGATGCGCACAGCCGCTATTTCGGCGAGTTGGAGCCGGTTCTGCGCCCCCTGCCGGGCACGCGCGATTTGCTTGAGGCCATCGCCGAGCGGGGATGGCGCACGGTGTTGGCGTCGTCAGCATCGGAAGAGACGTTGGCGTTGCTACGCCGGGTGCTCGACGTCGACGACCTGGTTAGCGAAATAACCTCCAGCGTCGACGTCGACCGCGGCAAGCCCGATCCGGACATCGTCAGCACCGCACTGGACCGCGTGGGGCTCGAGCCGGGGCGGGCGGTCTTCGTCGGCGATGCGGTGTGGGACGTGGAGGCGGGCCGACGCGCGGGTGTGCCGACTGTGGGCGTGTTGTGCGGCGGGGTGGCACGCGAGGCGTTGGAACGGGCCGGCGCGGCGGGGATCTACGCCGATCCAGCAGACCTGCACGCCCATCTCGCCGACGTGGGTCGATTGCTGCGGGCGTGA
- a CDS encoding MPT63 family protein, with translation MKFTKTAVKSAIGAAAIATATVFTAATASAVNPTVQRFGTTEQLVDGPLVTAYTVNNLQPSNVMIPGYTPAGQLWQADVTAAAQSGTVTPLVADFNARAANGQNYRVVIPPQPAPNGLPDAPLPQGQQASGKIYFDVTGAQPNGVVYNDGVEDVLIWTTNA, from the coding sequence GTGAAGTTCACCAAGACCGCCGTTAAATCGGCAATCGGCGCTGCTGCAATAGCAACTGCCACAGTTTTCACTGCTGCAACGGCTTCTGCCGTTAACCCCACCGTGCAGAGGTTCGGTACGACCGAACAGCTGGTCGACGGTCCGCTGGTTACCGCGTACACCGTCAACAACCTGCAGCCGAGCAATGTCATGATCCCGGGCTATACCCCGGCCGGGCAGCTCTGGCAGGCCGACGTGACCGCGGCCGCGCAGAGCGGCACCGTCACGCCGCTCGTCGCGGACTTCAACGCCCGGGCGGCCAACGGCCAGAACTACCGCGTGGTCATTCCGCCGCAGCCGGCGCCGAACGGCCTCCCGGATGCGCCGCTCCCGCAGGGTCAGCAGGCCAGCGGGAAGATCTACTTCGACGTGACTGGCGCTCAGCCTAACGGCGTCGTCTACAACGACGGAGTCGAAGACGTGCTGATCTGGACCACCAACGCCTAA
- a CDS encoding phosphate signaling complex PhoU family protein, translating to MESAVGYELAALRCQFAEMCAMAAEAMNHATHALLLADIDVAEAVIAERDDIAAMSASAEETTFRLLAWQRPLAGELRMMANAIRIAADAERMGELALQVAEIARRHYPRPAVPAEVSGRVAELSAMAVQLACAAQEVLLSREPRLAADLRRDDGAVHRLYRQLLALLIDPNWRYGVARGVDVALVSLLYERFADYAVHLAERYTFQTNGYRLPVRSRKVAPLTNRHR from the coding sequence ATGGAAAGCGCGGTTGGATACGAGCTCGCGGCGCTGCGCTGTCAGTTCGCAGAAATGTGCGCGATGGCCGCCGAGGCAATGAACCATGCCACCCATGCACTGCTACTGGCCGACATCGACGTAGCCGAAGCCGTCATTGCCGAGCGCGACGATATCGCCGCGATGAGCGCGAGCGCCGAAGAGACCACGTTTCGTTTGCTGGCGTGGCAACGGCCCCTAGCCGGCGAGCTGCGCATGATGGCTAACGCCATCCGGATCGCCGCTGATGCGGAACGGATGGGGGAGCTAGCGCTGCAGGTAGCTGAGATCGCCCGCCGCCACTATCCGCGTCCCGCGGTGCCCGCGGAGGTCAGCGGGCGGGTGGCCGAGCTAAGCGCAATGGCGGTGCAGCTGGCCTGCGCCGCCCAGGAAGTGTTGTTGTCGCGGGAGCCACGACTCGCGGCAGATCTTCGCCGCGACGACGGCGCGGTGCACCGCCTATACCGCCAGCTGCTTGCTCTACTGATCGACCCGAACTGGCGATACGGCGTCGCCCGCGGCGTCGACGTGGCCCTGGTGAGTCTGCTCTACGAGCGTTTCGCCGACTACGCCGTGCACCTCGCTGAGCGTTACACCTTCCAAACCAACGGCTACCGTCTTCCAGTCCGTTCTCGCAAGGTCGCTCCGTTGACGAACCGTCACAGATAG
- a CDS encoding PAS and ANTAR domain-containing protein, producing MDALESEQFGAVQLVVAPGEPQRVGRFRFYLDGQRWEWSDAVARMHGYEPGTVVPTTELLLQHKHPADRARVAAVLDRVLTGEPFSSRHRIIDAAGRTHWVVVVGDVLCDDAGAVIGTTGFYVDVTESLQSNIDSAISEVTASRAQIEQAKGVLMAAYGISAERAFDVLVWRSQETNIKVRDLARLFLAAVAGKMSSNSVSQVDRALLTLE from the coding sequence CTGGATGCCCTCGAATCGGAGCAATTCGGCGCCGTCCAACTCGTCGTCGCCCCGGGTGAACCACAGCGGGTCGGGCGTTTTCGGTTCTATCTCGACGGCCAGCGCTGGGAGTGGTCGGATGCGGTGGCACGCATGCACGGCTATGAGCCCGGAACCGTCGTGCCCACCACTGAACTGCTGCTGCAGCATAAGCATCCGGCCGACCGCGCACGAGTCGCTGCGGTGTTGGACCGGGTTCTGACGGGAGAGCCGTTCAGCAGTCGTCACCGCATCATCGACGCCGCCGGACGCACCCACTGGGTGGTGGTCGTGGGTGACGTATTGTGCGACGACGCCGGCGCGGTTATCGGCACGACAGGGTTCTACGTGGACGTCACCGAGTCACTGCAGTCGAACATCGACTCCGCCATCTCCGAAGTCACCGCTTCTCGCGCACAGATCGAGCAGGCTAAAGGTGTGCTGATGGCCGCCTACGGCATCTCCGCCGAGCGCGCGTTCGACGTCCTGGTCTGGCGTTCCCAGGAAACCAACATCAAGGTGCGTGATCTGGCGCGGTTATTTTTAGCCGCTGTCGCCGGCAAAATGTCGAGCAACTCGGTCAGCCAGGTCGACCGTGCTCTGCTCACTCTCGAGTAG
- a CDS encoding SDR family oxidoreductase, protein MGFAEQQQNVPGVQSQMEPVPDCGEKSYRGSGKLTGKRAVITGGDSGIGRAVAIAFAREGADVLIAYLNEDEDAQDVARYVEEAGRKCVLVRGDLSEPAHCRAVIDRAAQEFGGIDVLVNNAAFQMTHQSLDEISDDEWEYTFKLNVGAYFYLAKAALPHMPPGSSIIGSSSVNSDAPNPTLAPYAATKAAIANFSASLAQLLGEKGIRVNSVAPGPIWTPLIPSTMPAEKVKSFGENVPLGRAGQPAELAPIYVLLASDDASYISGARVAVTGGRPIL, encoded by the coding sequence ATGGGTTTTGCCGAGCAGCAGCAAAACGTACCCGGAGTGCAGTCGCAAATGGAGCCAGTCCCCGATTGCGGCGAAAAGAGTTATCGCGGTTCCGGAAAGCTCACGGGTAAAAGAGCGGTCATCACCGGGGGCGATAGCGGTATTGGCCGCGCCGTTGCGATCGCCTTCGCCCGAGAAGGCGCCGACGTGCTGATTGCGTACCTCAACGAGGACGAAGACGCCCAAGACGTTGCCCGCTACGTCGAGGAGGCCGGCCGCAAGTGTGTGCTGGTGCGCGGCGACCTATCCGAGCCGGCGCACTGCCGCGCGGTCATCGACCGAGCGGCCCAGGAATTCGGCGGCATCGACGTGCTGGTAAACAACGCGGCTTTCCAGATGACGCACCAGAGCCTCGACGAGATCAGCGACGATGAATGGGAATACACGTTCAAGCTCAACGTCGGTGCGTACTTCTACCTCGCGAAGGCAGCGTTACCGCACATGCCCCCAGGCTCGTCGATCATCGGCAGCTCTTCGGTGAACTCCGACGCGCCCAACCCCACCCTCGCGCCGTACGCGGCGACCAAGGCGGCGATCGCCAATTTCTCTGCCAGCCTGGCGCAGCTGCTGGGTGAAAAAGGTATCCGAGTCAACAGTGTGGCGCCAGGACCGATATGGACTCCGCTGATCCCCTCGACAATGCCGGCTGAGAAGGTGAAGTCGTTCGGCGAGAACGTGCCGCTCGGGCGCGCTGGACAGCCCGCGGAGCTGGCGCCCATCTATGTGTTGCTCGCCTCCGACGACGCCAGCTACATCTCCGGCGCTCGGGTGGCGGTGACTGGCGGTAGGCCGATCCTGTAA
- a CDS encoding PAS domain-containing protein, whose product MDTPTSFMRLAHSGVETDRAQPFTGGWSEHLGWFCFHFDDARWVWSPQVEHMHGYRPGTVSPGTELVLSHVHPDDFAHVADTLNAVRRTPRPFSSRHRILDTSNRMHDVVVSGAPFYDRGGSFGGMQGSYVDMTAATDGVAFGPQSEYDRMAARLRVVSRDGHTDEQRQRVRAATRC is encoded by the coding sequence ATGGATACACCAACAAGCTTTATGCGCCTAGCGCACAGCGGCGTAGAAACCGACCGGGCGCAACCGTTCACCGGCGGATGGTCCGAGCATCTCGGCTGGTTCTGCTTTCATTTCGACGACGCCCGGTGGGTGTGGTCGCCGCAGGTGGAGCACATGCACGGTTATCGACCCGGAACGGTGTCACCAGGAACGGAACTGGTGCTCTCCCACGTTCATCCCGATGATTTCGCCCACGTGGCCGACACTTTGAATGCCGTGCGTCGCACGCCGCGTCCCTTTAGCTCGCGCCACCGCATCCTGGACACCAGCAACCGGATGCATGACGTGGTGGTGAGCGGCGCACCGTTTTATGACAGGGGCGGATCGTTTGGGGGTATGCAAGGTTCGTACGTCGACATGACAGCGGCGACCGACGGCGTCGCTTTCGGTCCGCAGTCCGAATACGACCGGATGGCGGCGCGCCTGCGGGTCGTATCCAGAGACGGCCACACCGACGAGCAACGGCAACGGGTTCGCGCAGCCACACGCTGCTGA
- a CDS encoding glycoside hydrolase 5 family protein — translation MLAAGAALARTPRAAATPPRTTTDKTSRWSPDRAHRWYRGQGRLVGANYITSNAVNQLEMFQAGSYDPRRIDTELGWARLCGLNTVRVFLHDQLWAQDRRGFQLRLQQFVAIAARHGIKPLFVLFDSCWDPFPRPGQQPEPRPGVHNSRWVQSPGAEHVDDRGYIRVLHDYVTGVLTQFRDDDRVLGWDLWNEPDNRARRYADVERPDKLDCVADLLPQVFRWARSVDPCQPLTSGVWHGDWADPARRSTIAGIQLDNADVVSFHCYGEPAVFEARIAELSPLGRPILCTEYMARTLGSSVEAILPIAQRYNIAAINWGLVAGKTQTYFPWDSWEQPYADDPPVWFHDLLRPDGQPYQDTEIQVISNADRVAPPISARNR, via the coding sequence ATGCTGGCAGCCGGCGCGGCATTGGCCCGCACTCCACGTGCTGCCGCTACGCCGCCCCGCACGACGACGGACAAGACAAGCCGCTGGTCGCCCGACCGTGCTCACCGCTGGTATCGAGGGCAAGGTCGGCTCGTCGGCGCGAACTACATCACCTCCAACGCGGTCAATCAGCTCGAGATGTTTCAGGCCGGCAGCTACGATCCCCGCCGCATCGACACAGAACTGGGTTGGGCCCGATTGTGCGGGCTCAACACGGTGCGGGTTTTTCTGCACGACCAGCTCTGGGCCCAGGATCGTCGTGGCTTTCAATTGCGTCTCCAGCAGTTCGTCGCCATCGCGGCGCGTCACGGCATCAAACCCCTGTTCGTCTTGTTCGACTCTTGCTGGGATCCGTTTCCCCGGCCCGGTCAGCAGCCCGAACCCAGGCCCGGGGTCCACAACTCTCGTTGGGTGCAAAGCCCCGGCGCCGAACACGTCGACGACCGTGGCTACATCCGCGTCCTCCACGACTACGTCACCGGGGTGTTGACCCAATTCCGCGACGACGACCGTGTTTTGGGCTGGGACCTGTGGAATGAGCCCGACAATCGCGCACGCAGGTATGCAGATGTCGAACGCCCAGACAAACTGGACTGTGTCGCAGACCTGCTGCCGCAGGTGTTCCGGTGGGCGCGATCGGTTGATCCGTGTCAGCCGTTAACGAGCGGCGTGTGGCACGGCGACTGGGCTGATCCGGCGCGGCGCAGCACCATCGCCGGCATTCAACTCGACAACGCCGACGTGGTCAGCTTTCACTGTTACGGCGAGCCCGCGGTGTTCGAGGCCCGCATCGCTGAGCTGTCGCCACTGGGCCGGCCGATCCTCTGTACCGAGTACATGGCCCGCACTCTGGGCAGCAGCGTGGAGGCGATCCTGCCAATTGCCCAGCGATACAACATTGCCGCCATCAATTGGGGGTTGGTCGCCGGCAAGACCCAGACCTACTTCCCGTGGGACTCGTGGGAGCAGCCGTACGCCGACGATCCGCCAGTCTGGTTTCACGATCTGCTTCGACCCGACGGCCAGCCGTATCAAGACACCGAAATTCAAGTGATCTCCAACGCTGACCGTGTGGCGCCGCCTATCAGCGCACGCAATCGCTAA
- a CDS encoding DUF1360 domain-containing protein codes for MAELREVTASAAERARQEAEEYRGDNERPLSGYLVVMAIYGALVAATGVIAAATGRTLPERWHLQDLITVTLGTHKLSRTLAKDAVTSPLRAPFTHYAGTGGPSEVQEETRHDSQLRHSLGELLTCPFCLDMWVATGFVIGLIFAPRLTRLVAGSFAALAGADFLQLAYAKAQQAAQS; via the coding sequence GTGGCCGAATTGCGGGAAGTAACCGCCAGCGCGGCAGAACGTGCTCGGCAGGAAGCCGAGGAATACCGCGGGGACAACGAACGTCCGCTGAGCGGATATCTGGTCGTCATGGCCATCTATGGCGCCCTGGTGGCGGCGACGGGGGTCATCGCCGCAGCCACCGGACGCACGCTGCCTGAACGGTGGCATCTGCAGGACCTGATCACCGTCACGTTAGGCACCCACAAGCTTTCCCGGACTCTGGCCAAAGATGCGGTGACCAGCCCGCTGCGGGCGCCGTTCACCCACTACGCGGGCACCGGTGGCCCCTCCGAGGTGCAGGAAGAGACCCGGCACGACAGCCAGTTGCGGCACAGCCTGGGAGAACTCCTGACCTGCCCGTTCTGCCTCGACATGTGGGTGGCGACCGGGTTCGTCATCGGCTTGATCTTCGCGCCGCGGCTGACCCGCTTGGTCGCCGGCAGCTTCGCCGCACTGGCCGGCGCCGACTTCCTCCAACTCGCGTACGCGAAGGCGCAGCAAGCCGCACAGAGCTGA
- a CDS encoding DUF2795 domain-containing protein — MTDEEEIELERVLSAISYPCDKAELLRRARADSTDDEVLSRLELLPDRVYEGADEALMFADDSERYQSGDPLT, encoded by the coding sequence ATGACAGATGAAGAAGAAATCGAGCTGGAGCGAGTCCTGTCCGCGATCAGCTATCCGTGCGACAAAGCCGAGTTGCTGCGCCGGGCCCGGGCCGACAGCACCGACGACGAGGTGTTGTCCCGCCTGGAACTGCTGCCGGATCGCGTCTACGAGGGCGCCGACGAGGCGCTGATGTTCGCCGACGATTCCGAGCGGTACCAGTCGGGGGACCCGCTCACCTGA
- a CDS encoding amidase, translating to MRRVHAFGDDALGDLDAVAIAEAIKTGQLARADVIEAAIARTEAVNPALNGLAYQAFDRARAHLPPEDAFFSGVPTFVKDNVDVAGLPTMRGTDAWVPRRAAVDGEFTRVYLGTGLVSLGKTQLSEYGFSPSAEHPRLGPVRNPWKTEYTAGASSSGSAAFVAAGAVPIAHANDGGGSIRIPAACNGLVGLKPSRGRLPVDKELRRMPIRLVANGVVTRSVRDTAAFYREAERIWRYPKLPPIGDVTRPGRQRLKIAVITRSVDRESTPEIRELTLKSAALLGELGHRVEHVENPPVPSSFGDDFVLYWALLAVGQMFISQRRFGDTFDPTRLDNLTLGLNRHARRNLHRLPLAIARLRAIRRRTAQFFGTYDAVLTPTLAEETPRIGHLDPTADYEQVMDRMRDWVAFTPLQNVTGEPAISLPLAESASGMPVGMMLSADIGHEARLLELAYQLEEAQPWARIQAGAGDHRGKRS from the coding sequence ATGCGACGAGTGCACGCGTTCGGCGACGACGCCCTAGGTGACCTCGACGCGGTCGCCATTGCTGAAGCGATCAAAACCGGGCAGCTGGCGCGCGCAGACGTCATCGAGGCGGCCATTGCCCGCACCGAAGCCGTCAACCCGGCCCTCAACGGGTTGGCCTACCAGGCGTTCGACCGGGCGCGCGCTCACCTGCCACCCGAGGATGCCTTCTTCAGCGGCGTGCCGACGTTCGTCAAGGACAACGTCGACGTCGCCGGATTACCGACCATGCGGGGCACCGACGCGTGGGTGCCGCGTCGGGCCGCCGTCGACGGCGAGTTCACCCGGGTCTACCTCGGTACCGGGCTGGTCTCCCTGGGCAAAACGCAGCTGTCGGAATACGGCTTCAGCCCATCGGCCGAGCATCCTCGACTGGGACCGGTCCGCAACCCGTGGAAAACCGAATACACCGCGGGCGCTTCGTCGTCGGGTTCGGCTGCCTTCGTCGCGGCCGGTGCGGTTCCGATCGCCCACGCCAACGACGGCGGCGGCTCGATCCGAATTCCCGCTGCCTGCAACGGATTAGTAGGCTTGAAGCCCTCGCGCGGTCGGCTGCCGGTGGATAAGGAACTGCGCCGGATGCCGATTCGCCTCGTCGCAAACGGTGTGGTAACCCGCTCGGTGCGTGACACTGCCGCCTTCTACCGGGAGGCCGAGCGCATCTGGCGATACCCCAAGCTTCCTCCCATCGGCGACGTCACACGCCCCGGTAGGCAGCGGCTGAAAATCGCGGTGATCACCCGCTCGGTCGACCGTGAATCCACCCCCGAAATCCGCGAGCTGACACTGAAATCCGCCGCGTTGCTCGGGGAACTCGGGCACCGCGTCGAACATGTCGAAAACCCGCCGGTGCCTTCGAGTTTCGGCGACGACTTCGTGCTGTATTGGGCGCTGCTGGCGGTCGGACAGATGTTCATCAGCCAACGCAGGTTCGGCGACACATTCGATCCCACGCGGTTGGACAACCTGACGCTGGGCCTGAACCGCCATGCGCGGCGCAACCTGCACCGGCTGCCCCTGGCGATCGCGCGGCTGCGCGCCATCCGCCGGCGCACGGCACAGTTCTTCGGCACGTATGACGCGGTCCTGACTCCCACGCTGGCCGAGGAGACGCCGCGCATCGGTCACCTCGATCCGACAGCCGATTACGAGCAGGTGATGGACCGGATGCGCGACTGGGTCGCGTTCACGCCGCTGCAGAACGTCACCGGCGAGCCCGCGATTTCGTTGCCGCTGGCCGAATCCGCAAGCGGTATGCCGGTCGGCATGATGCTCTCCGCCGACATCGGGCACGAAGCGCGGCTGCTGGAACTGGCCTACCAACTCGAAGAGGCGCAGCCGTGGGCCCGCATCCAAGCCGGCGCCGGCGACCATCGCGGAAAACGCTCATAG
- a CDS encoding lysophospholipid acyltransferase family protein, producing the protein MDVIDHRPADVRKQAQRHADEARAAMADRRADQAGGLSGWVAKRSGEWELNGPDEATLQRQKFLWNTLVDYWFRMEIDGWENIPAPPVLLIGIHSGAPFVWDAWTVGLQWWRRFGQDRPLHGTAHDALMAIPLFGRYFRSMGVLPAAPDAIATALAEGRDVALWPGGEVDSLRPWKERDRANLAGRTGFVKMAIRAGVPIVPIATVGGADAMPVLIRGDQLSRTLRLDRLLRLKVFPLAISLPWGIAPAALPQLPLPAKIRTRFMPAVELDHDPARADDDEYVDRKYHEVQDSIQRGMDALARKRALPLFG; encoded by the coding sequence ATGGATGTCATCGATCATCGGCCAGCGGACGTGCGTAAACAGGCTCAACGGCATGCGGACGAAGCCCGGGCGGCGATGGCCGACCGGCGCGCCGATCAGGCCGGCGGGCTCAGCGGCTGGGTGGCCAAGCGTTCCGGCGAATGGGAGCTGAACGGACCCGACGAGGCAACCTTGCAGCGCCAGAAGTTCCTGTGGAACACGCTGGTCGACTACTGGTTCAGGATGGAGATCGACGGCTGGGAAAACATCCCCGCGCCGCCCGTCCTGCTGATCGGCATACATTCGGGCGCCCCGTTTGTCTGGGACGCCTGGACCGTCGGCCTGCAGTGGTGGCGACGCTTCGGCCAGGACCGCCCGCTGCACGGGACCGCGCACGACGCGCTGATGGCCATCCCGCTATTCGGCCGCTATTTCCGGTCCATGGGAGTACTGCCTGCAGCGCCGGACGCCATTGCGACCGCGCTGGCGGAGGGGCGCGACGTCGCGCTCTGGCCCGGTGGGGAAGTGGACTCGCTGCGGCCGTGGAAGGAGCGCGACCGTGCCAACCTCGCCGGGCGCACCGGCTTTGTGAAGATGGCGATTCGCGCAGGGGTGCCGATAGTGCCTATCGCCACCGTTGGCGGTGCCGACGCCATGCCGGTGCTGATTCGCGGCGACCAACTCTCGCGGACACTGCGGCTGGACCGACTGTTGCGGCTCAAGGTGTTTCCGCTGGCGATCTCGTTGCCATGGGGTATTGCACCGGCCGCGCTGCCGCAACTGCCACTGCCGGCGAAGATCCGTACGCGGTTCATGCCCGCCGTCGAACTCGACCACGACCCAGCACGCGCCGACGACGATGAGTACGTCGACCGCAAATACCACGAAGTCCAGGACAGTATTCAGCGGGGCATGGACGCTCTGGCGCGCAAACGGGCTTTGCCGCTATTCGGCTGA
- a CDS encoding ChaB family protein: MPKTTKGGKPKKSELPSTLKRSNAKAQRTFAKAHDAAAEQYGSEQRAHRVGYAALKHSFEKVGDHWEPKKKRGPSDKAAEGGGPNNKAPSAEGVNANASKKHLLDVARRLDVRGRSTMSKPELVDAIKKANRRARAR; encoded by the coding sequence ATGCCCAAGACAACCAAGGGAGGCAAGCCGAAAAAGAGCGAGTTGCCCAGCACGCTGAAGCGGTCCAACGCCAAGGCGCAACGAACGTTCGCCAAAGCCCACGACGCGGCGGCCGAGCAGTACGGCAGCGAGCAGCGCGCCCACCGGGTCGGCTACGCGGCGCTCAAGCACAGTTTCGAAAAAGTGGGCGATCACTGGGAGCCCAAGAAAAAAAGGGGACCGTCGGACAAAGCCGCCGAAGGCGGCGGCCCGAACAATAAGGCCCCGTCGGCGGAGGGCGTCAACGCCAACGCCAGCAAGAAGCACCTGCTTGACGTGGCCCGCCGGCTCGACGTGCGCGGGCGCTCCACGATGAGCAAGCCTGAACTCGTCGACGCGATCAAGAAGGCCAACCGCCGCGCGCGGGCACGCTGA